From a single Sporosarcina oncorhynchi genomic region:
- the dapF gene encoding diaminopimelate epimerase: protein MKIPFTKMHGIGNSYIYINAITHEFDASTFNELAKDVSNVHTGIGSDGLIVIHSSDAAEIGMRIFNKDGSEGQSCGNGLRCAAKYAYEHQLVASSLFQIETKAAIVTVEVYGDRACIDRVTVNLGSPSLNRSSIPMIGPDDNQVIAERFDVASHALNVTGLFLGNPNALFFVEAIEEAPIHELGALITDDPRFPDRVNVGFIEIISRNEMKYSVWERGSGVTEACGTGASAAVVAAVLNGFIDKGTDVTVHLSGGDLDIQWADDDHVWMTGPAVTTIQGVFYWKRQALKE from the coding sequence ATGAAAATACCTTTCACAAAGATGCATGGAATTGGAAATAGTTATATTTATATCAACGCCATTACACATGAATTCGATGCTTCAACGTTCAATGAACTGGCGAAAGACGTCTCAAACGTCCATACGGGAATCGGCTCCGACGGGCTCATTGTCATTCACTCTAGCGACGCAGCGGAAATTGGGATGCGGATTTTTAATAAGGATGGCTCTGAAGGACAAAGTTGCGGCAACGGGTTACGTTGTGCAGCCAAATACGCGTATGAACATCAGCTTGTTGCAAGCAGCCTATTTCAAATTGAAACGAAGGCGGCAATTGTCACGGTCGAAGTGTATGGCGATAGAGCGTGTATCGATAGGGTGACTGTAAACTTAGGCTCGCCTTCATTAAATCGTAGTTCGATACCGATGATTGGTCCTGATGATAATCAAGTGATTGCAGAAAGATTCGACGTTGCGTCACATGCATTGAACGTAACCGGATTATTTTTGGGCAATCCAAATGCGCTGTTTTTCGTTGAGGCAATTGAAGAAGCACCAATACATGAGTTAGGCGCACTCATTACGGACGATCCGCGTTTTCCTGATCGCGTCAATGTTGGATTTATTGAAATCATTAGCCGCAATGAAATGAAGTATAGCGTATGGGAACGAGGTTCAGGTGTTACTGAAGCTTGCGGAACGGGAGCAAGCGCAGCTGTCGTCGCTGCGGTTTTAAATGGTTTTATTGACAAAGGGACAGATGTAACGGTCCATTTAAGCGGAGGTGATTTAGACATTCAATGGGCAGACGATGATCATGTTTGGATGACTGGGCCAGCGGTGACAACGATTCAAGGGGTCTTCTACTGGAAGCGTCAAGCTTTAAAGGAATAG
- a CDS encoding dicarboxylate/amino acid:cation symporter, translated as MGKKLKAYRFPLILLASIIVGSIIGLIFGEQAGVVKPLGDLFINLLFMIVVPLVFFSISSAVANMDSMKRLGKIMSSMLAVFIITGIIASITMLVAVLLFPVGSGVTIPLETIVDTEVLSLSDQLVNTFTVPDFVNLFSRKHMLALIVFSVLLGIATGLTGEVGKPFARFLESGSEIFMKVIQLVMYYAPIGLGAYFAALIGDFGSELIGDYAQAFILYYPVAFLYFAVGFTLYAFIAGGKKGVVRFWKNILAPAATALGTGSSFATLPINLQAAKQIGVPKDIRETVLPLGATIHMDGSCLSSILKIAFVFGVFNMDFTGIGTFVTAIAISLMAGVVMSGIPGGGFIGEMVIVTLYGLPIQALPMISAIGVVVDPPATMVNATGDTVASMIVARQLEGKDWMEKVNVE; from the coding sequence ATGGGAAAGAAATTGAAAGCGTATCGTTTTCCACTTATTCTGCTCGCTTCCATTATTGTCGGATCCATTATTGGTCTTATTTTTGGGGAACAGGCCGGTGTCGTTAAACCGCTCGGGGATTTATTCATAAATTTATTGTTCATGATTGTTGTACCACTAGTGTTCTTTTCGATTTCATCCGCTGTTGCGAATATGGATAGTATGAAACGTCTTGGGAAAATCATGAGCTCCATGCTTGCGGTATTTATCATTACAGGAATTATTGCATCCATCACCATGTTAGTAGCCGTCCTCCTATTCCCAGTGGGATCTGGGGTTACGATTCCTTTAGAGACGATTGTAGACACAGAAGTCCTGTCACTATCCGATCAACTCGTCAATACGTTTACGGTACCGGACTTTGTCAATTTGTTTTCCCGTAAACATATGCTCGCGTTAATTGTATTTTCGGTGTTGCTAGGTATTGCGACGGGATTGACTGGTGAAGTCGGAAAGCCCTTTGCCCGCTTTTTAGAAAGCGGTTCCGAGATCTTCATGAAAGTGATTCAACTTGTAATGTACTACGCTCCAATTGGTTTAGGTGCCTATTTCGCAGCACTGATCGGGGATTTTGGCAGTGAACTGATTGGGGATTATGCACAAGCGTTCATTCTTTACTATCCTGTTGCCTTTCTTTACTTTGCGGTCGGATTCACGCTATATGCCTTCATTGCTGGCGGAAAAAAAGGGGTGGTCCGTTTTTGGAAAAACATCCTTGCACCGGCGGCAACCGCACTTGGCACAGGTAGCAGCTTTGCCACTCTTCCTATTAACTTGCAAGCAGCGAAACAAATCGGCGTGCCGAAAGATATACGGGAAACCGTTTTGCCACTCGGCGCGACAATTCATATGGATGGATCCTGTCTATCTTCCATTCTCAAAATCGCGTTCGTCTTCGGCGTTTTCAACATGGATTTCACAGGAATCGGCACGTTCGTAACGGCGATTGCGATTTCGTTAATGGCAGGTGTCGTGATGAGCGGAATCCCTGGTGGCGGGTTTATCGGTGAAATGGTCATCGTGACACTTTACGGTTTACCGATTCAAGCATTGCCAATGATTTCAGCAATCGGCGTCGTTGTTGATCCGCCTGCGACAATGGTCAATGCTACAGGTGATACTGTCGCAAGTATGATTGTGGCAAGGCAGTTAGAAGGGAAAGATTGGATGGAGAAAGTGAATGTAGAGTAG
- a CDS encoding RNA polymerase sigma factor, producing the protein MQDVLKKAQKGNEQAFLHLFQPYEEDIYRMAFMYVKNPNDALDIVQETAYRSFKHIKSVKEASYFKTWLLRIAINCSLDLLRANQKTLQLYPETEENIPETIQEDIDLKVTLNDLMNGLNENEKSVVILKFYNGLTFKEIGETLDMPLGTAKTILYRALENLRAEWKGDDRYEQ; encoded by the coding sequence TTGCAGGATGTACTGAAAAAAGCACAAAAAGGAAATGAACAGGCGTTTCTGCATTTGTTCCAGCCCTATGAAGAAGATATTTATCGAATGGCTTTCATGTATGTGAAGAACCCGAATGATGCACTGGATATCGTGCAAGAGACGGCGTACCGTTCATTCAAACATATAAAGAGTGTAAAAGAAGCTTCGTATTTTAAGACGTGGCTACTTAGGATTGCCATCAATTGTTCGCTCGATTTATTGCGGGCCAATCAAAAAACGTTGCAGTTGTATCCGGAAACGGAAGAAAATATCCCTGAAACAATACAGGAAGATATTGACCTTAAAGTGACACTGAATGACTTGATGAATGGGTTAAATGAAAACGAGAAAAGTGTAGTTATATTGAAGTTTTACAACGGACTGACATTTAAAGAAATCGGCGAGACACTTGACATGCCTTTAGGGACAGCTAAAACGATTCTTTATCGTGCACTGGAAAACCTCCGTGCGGAGTGGAAAGGGGATGATCGATATGAACAATAA
- a CDS encoding S-layer homology domain-containing protein, whose product MKHKILSVCGAILLACSVSSMSIAASAPSFQDVPSSKHFAEAVNDLAARNLIGGYPDGTFRPGESITRGQAAAILVKMTKLDTKNVKDPKFKDVSPANGSYKAIAALAEKGVINGYGDGRFGPNDSITRAQMASIIIKAFDLPLYRDPNHGFKDVAHKNGHRDGIYSLYQLGLTTGTSPTTYSPNDPITRGQAAKLLKASEDVKTGILRLHAKDFKWKRFHDVSNTNSDVFDIVADSEQPSLVNLQTTIHIVPKKEGTSTLTFSGAPSTNSTDKNYRKYYVHVKQVNGEWAISLEETDDIFSTPVELWRNYEGEDKNDAFIDASSITLETVDGKMVDEQVAFTHCDSKTLQYCNVIQLDQPGEFIATVNYADGKEMHYHISSVANDYEFYYYIRTTSIQPDEVVKIWDGAQLGKHVLPKGSE is encoded by the coding sequence ATGAAGCACAAAATCTTATCTGTGTGCGGCGCAATTTTACTGGCATGTAGTGTGTCTAGTATGAGCATCGCGGCAAGTGCACCATCATTCCAGGACGTACCGTCATCAAAACACTTTGCTGAAGCGGTCAATGATCTGGCGGCACGTAATCTAATTGGAGGGTATCCTGACGGCACATTCAGACCGGGCGAATCCATTACACGAGGACAAGCGGCGGCGATACTCGTAAAGATGACGAAGCTTGACACAAAAAATGTGAAAGATCCGAAATTCAAAGATGTCTCACCAGCAAATGGCTCCTACAAGGCGATTGCGGCATTGGCGGAGAAAGGTGTCATCAATGGGTATGGCGACGGACGTTTCGGACCGAACGACTCCATAACGCGTGCACAAATGGCTTCGATCATTATCAAAGCATTCGACTTGCCACTGTATCGTGATCCAAACCATGGATTCAAAGATGTCGCGCATAAGAACGGACATCGGGATGGTATTTACAGCTTGTACCAACTCGGTCTCACAACGGGCACTTCACCTACGACGTATAGTCCGAATGATCCAATCACAAGAGGTCAGGCGGCTAAGTTATTGAAGGCGTCTGAAGACGTGAAGACGGGAATTCTGAGGTTACATGCGAAAGATTTTAAATGGAAAAGATTCCATGACGTCAGCAATACAAACTCGGATGTATTCGATATCGTGGCAGATAGTGAGCAACCAAGTCTGGTCAATTTACAAACGACGATTCATATCGTTCCTAAGAAAGAAGGAACAAGCACACTCACTTTTTCAGGGGCGCCTTCAACCAATTCGACGGATAAAAACTACAGAAAGTACTATGTGCACGTCAAACAAGTAAATGGTGAATGGGCGATTTCATTGGAAGAGACAGACGACATATTTTCAACACCTGTAGAGCTATGGAGAAATTATGAAGGGGAAGATAAAAACGATGCATTTATCGATGCTTCGTCGATTACACTTGAAACGGTCGATGGGAAAATGGTAGACGAACAAGTAGCATTTACGCATTGTGACAGTAAGACACTTCAATATTGCAATGTCATCCAGCTGGATCAGCCAGGAGAATTCATTGCGACAGTCAACTATGCTGACGGTAAAGAAATGCATTATCACATTTCGTCCGTGGCAAACGACTACGAATTTTATTATTACATCCGCACGACATCCATTCAGCCGGATGAAGTGGTGAAAATATGGGACGGTGCTCAACTCGGTAAACATGTGTTGCCTAAGGGAAGCGAGTAG
- a CDS encoding PH domain-containing protein, whose protein sequence is MAELAAIMTWTFNEEVPVPSEITDLLIEGETAAVAYKTIRDVAVVTNKRFIIADKQGLTGKKIEIYTVPFSSILMYSTENAGKIDFNSEIELWTKAGKLKLNLNRKVDVRKLDKIIAEAIL, encoded by the coding sequence ATGGCTGAATTGGCAGCAATTATGACATGGACATTTAATGAAGAAGTACCTGTCCCAAGTGAAATTACGGATTTACTAATTGAAGGGGAAACAGCAGCAGTCGCTTACAAAACAATACGTGACGTCGCGGTCGTGACAAACAAGCGCTTCATTATCGCGGACAAGCAGGGACTGACTGGAAAGAAAATCGAAATCTATACCGTTCCATTCAGTTCAATCCTTATGTATTCAACAGAAAACGCTGGTAAGATCGATTTCAACTCCGAAATTGAGCTATGGACAAAAGCCGGAAAGCTCAAACTGAATCTTAACCGAAAAGTGGATGTACGCAAGTTGGATAAGATCATTGCAGAAGCTATCTTGTAA
- a CDS encoding bifunctional metallophosphatase/5'-nucleotidase codes for MNVPKGSADSEEDSITILFTHDLHDNYLPFEVERGQGKMTVGGYGRLASAIEEQRAIDPDALLVDAGDFAMGTLFQTIFTTYAPGLQLLGQMGYDATTFGNHEFDFRADGLTKSLLAAKGSGAPLPAIVASNVVFPTDKDGEVTADLLPLQEAMDEYGVKEYEVLERKGVKIGLFGLMGEEAAGNAPMSGVSFADGVESAKSTVTALKKEGVDLIIALSHSGTSDDPSLSEDERIAKKVPGIDVIISGHSHTTLLEPIIVGNTIVASAGEYGEHLGILNVSKDEKGKWAVNQYELRKIDDSLPSDPLIDAKVNNYKQVIQNEYLRDFGMEFDEVLAHSSFDFTPFIELGVEQKEEPIGNLIGDAFMHTIEQLEGSDYVPIAAAVVPYGNIRNSFMEGDITVSDVFNVNSLGIGPDGISGYPLLDIYLTGKELKTIAEVDASITPIMPEVQLYIAGLSYTFNTNRFLFNKVTDVNLQSVDGTKEDIDDKKLYRVIGGLYSVQMLPYVNEKSFGILSIVPKNEDGTPVDDFEDRILYMNGHQEVKEWYAIANYFKSFKKVDSRAQVPAYYEQTQDRKIVEHDANVLAIVQKPNGIILTVYGIGLGLIGIVTALLVFIFKRRKRRTSLNSIR; via the coding sequence GTGAATGTTCCAAAGGGAAGCGCGGATTCAGAGGAAGATTCGATCACAATCCTCTTCACACATGATTTGCATGATAATTATTTGCCATTTGAAGTCGAGCGGGGACAGGGGAAAATGACTGTCGGTGGTTATGGCAGGTTAGCTAGTGCCATTGAGGAACAGCGAGCAATCGATCCGGATGCGCTTTTAGTCGATGCGGGTGATTTCGCGATGGGGACTTTATTCCAAACAATTTTCACTACCTACGCACCCGGATTGCAGTTACTTGGACAGATGGGATATGATGCGACGACATTCGGCAATCATGAATTCGACTTTCGGGCGGATGGGCTCACAAAAAGTCTGTTGGCTGCAAAAGGCAGTGGGGCACCGCTTCCGGCAATCGTTGCATCCAATGTCGTATTCCCGACAGACAAAGACGGGGAAGTCACTGCCGACCTCCTACCACTACAAGAAGCAATGGACGAATATGGTGTCAAAGAGTATGAGGTTCTCGAACGTAAAGGAGTCAAAATCGGTCTATTTGGGCTGATGGGAGAAGAAGCTGCAGGCAATGCGCCAATGTCAGGCGTCAGCTTTGCAGATGGGGTGGAAAGTGCCAAATCCACAGTTACTGCGCTGAAAAAAGAGGGCGTCGACCTAATCATTGCGCTCTCTCATTCAGGTACGTCGGACGACCCTTCGCTTTCAGAAGATGAACGGATCGCAAAGAAAGTGCCGGGCATTGACGTCATTATTAGTGGCCATAGTCATACGACGCTACTAGAACCGATCATTGTCGGGAATACGATTGTCGCATCCGCCGGGGAGTATGGTGAGCATCTAGGCATTCTCAATGTGTCTAAAGATGAAAAGGGCAAATGGGCAGTCAATCAGTATGAGTTACGAAAAATCGATGACTCACTTCCATCGGACCCGTTAATCGATGCGAAAGTCAACAACTATAAGCAAGTAATCCAGAACGAGTATTTACGAGATTTCGGAATGGAATTCGATGAAGTGTTAGCACACTCGTCTTTTGATTTCACGCCGTTCATAGAGCTTGGAGTGGAACAAAAGGAAGAACCGATTGGCAATTTAATAGGGGATGCATTTATGCACACGATTGAACAACTGGAAGGAAGCGACTATGTACCAATAGCCGCAGCCGTCGTTCCATACGGAAATATACGAAATTCGTTTATGGAAGGCGATATCACCGTTTCCGATGTGTTCAATGTGAATTCATTAGGTATCGGACCGGATGGGATTTCTGGGTATCCGCTACTTGATATTTACTTAACGGGAAAAGAATTAAAAACGATCGCAGAAGTCGATGCATCAATTACGCCGATTATGCCTGAAGTGCAATTGTATATTGCAGGGTTAAGTTATACGTTCAATACAAACCGTTTCCTGTTCAATAAAGTGACAGACGTCAACTTGCAGTCCGTTGATGGGACAAAGGAAGACATCGACGATAAAAAACTGTATCGTGTCATCGGCGGTTTATATTCTGTGCAAATGCTTCCGTATGTCAATGAAAAATCGTTCGGCATCCTGTCGATTGTGCCGAAAAATGAAGATGGGACACCTGTGGACGATTTTGAGGACCGGATCCTCTATATGAACGGTCATCAGGAAGTGAAAGAATGGTATGCGATTGCGAATTATTTCAAGTCCTTCAAGAAGGTAGACAGTCGTGCACAAGTGCCTGCCTATTATGAGCAGACACAAGACCGTAAAATTGTGGAGCACGACGCAAATGTACTGGCCATTGTTCAAAAACCGAATGGTATTATCTTGACGGTGTACGGCATTGGGCTCGGTTTGATTGGCATTGTGACTGCACTTCTTGTTTTTATCTTCAAGAGAAGAAAGCGCAGGACCTCGTTAAATAGCATTCGGTAA
- a CDS encoding GntR family transcriptional regulator, translated as MSRTATVEKELIKAILQGDYPAGSLLETERELATNYEIGRPAIREVLQRLSHGGWLTLRKGQRAVVNDYWYGGNSTTIVDIIEYFDQVPDAFVLYFLEMRIALTPHYVKKAVQLNHPKVVGLLSAIDELQDTSEAFASYDWKVHRELARISANPLFSLVLNSFEPAYVKIAEKYFDSSFRRHASLSYYKELMDAALKGDARQAEQLSYAMMEKSYKLWESQLSPHEKVGVKFRFADIQ; from the coding sequence ATGAGTCGAACAGCAACGGTTGAAAAAGAATTGATTAAAGCTATTCTACAAGGAGACTATCCAGCAGGAAGTCTGTTAGAAACAGAAAGAGAATTGGCTACAAATTATGAAATAGGGCGACCAGCCATTCGGGAAGTGTTGCAACGATTAAGCCATGGCGGGTGGCTGACACTCAGAAAAGGGCAGCGTGCGGTTGTGAATGATTATTGGTACGGGGGAAACAGTACGACAATTGTTGATATTATCGAGTACTTCGACCAAGTGCCTGATGCTTTCGTTCTCTACTTTCTGGAAATGCGTATCGCATTGACCCCTCATTATGTAAAAAAAGCGGTTCAGCTTAATCATCCTAAAGTTGTCGGATTGCTTTCTGCAATCGATGAATTGCAAGATACATCAGAAGCGTTCGCTTCATATGATTGGAAGGTTCATAGAGAGCTGGCAAGAATATCAGCGAATCCCCTTTTTTCACTTGTGCTCAACAGTTTTGAGCCGGCCTACGTGAAAATAGCAGAGAAATATTTTGACAGTTCTTTTCGCCGCCACGCATCATTAAGCTATTATAAAGAGCTGATGGACGCCGCCTTAAAAGGAGATGCTCGCCAAGCAGAACAGCTCTCATACGCTATGATGGAAAAAAGTTATAAACTGTGGGAGAGCCAATTATCACCCCATGAAAAAGTCGGCGTGAAGTTCAGGTTCGCTGACATACAATAA
- a CDS encoding sterol desaturase family protein, translating to MNTKYVKEFVLYPDIMIMLVLFLPLIGYTFYHGLYFGTWIAFVIGMGTYALSEYVIHRFLFHMKTPESPFLLKMIKRLHFDHHADPNDLKLLFLPIWFSLPGFSIFALIFYLITNSFQLMIAYLAGIVVYFLYYEWKHYIAHRPVQPRTALGRNIKKAHLWHHFKNENYWFGVTHTSVDKTFGTYKDQKSVEKSETAKNLENRN from the coding sequence ATGAATACGAAATACGTAAAAGAGTTTGTGCTGTATCCAGACATTATGATTATGCTTGTTCTGTTTCTTCCACTCATCGGCTACACTTTTTATCATGGTCTGTACTTTGGGACGTGGATTGCCTTTGTCATCGGGATGGGGACGTATGCATTGAGTGAATATGTCATTCATCGGTTTTTATTTCATATGAAGACACCGGAAAGCCCTTTTTTATTGAAAATGATTAAGCGCTTACATTTTGATCATCATGCTGATCCGAATGATTTGAAATTATTGTTCCTACCGATTTGGTTCAGTTTGCCGGGCTTCTCCATCTTTGCACTGATTTTCTACCTCATCACGAACAGTTTCCAGTTAATGATTGCTTATCTTGCAGGCATAGTCGTCTATTTTTTGTATTACGAATGGAAGCATTACATTGCCCATCGGCCAGTTCAGCCACGCACGGCACTTGGGAGAAATATTAAAAAAGCGCATCTTTGGCATCATTTTAAAAATGAGAATTACTGGTTTGGTGTCACCCATACATCTGTCGATAAGACATTTGGAACATATAAGGATCAAAAGTCCGTCGAGAAAAGTGAGACGGCTAAGAATTTAGAAAATCGCAACTGA
- a CDS encoding DUF4362 domain-containing protein: protein MQKKRYALLLLGTCLLAACSYDSEKAVKNGDVINMNGPIFNFDRFQQFIESVEAEEAASVRIANYSLEGNPTLYNLSFDGSAYDLEIDRSKNKERGDIPRKRNMSCTELVAEERQQLFMYTLEGCEQGDADRSFSLLHILKEQIEDHEH from the coding sequence ATGCAGAAAAAACGCTACGCACTTTTGCTCCTTGGGACATGCTTATTAGCCGCTTGTTCGTACGATAGTGAAAAAGCGGTGAAAAATGGAGATGTGATCAATATGAATGGACCCATTTTCAACTTTGACCGGTTTCAACAATTTATAGAAAGTGTCGAAGCGGAAGAGGCAGCTTCCGTTCGGATTGCCAACTACTCGCTTGAAGGGAATCCGACATTGTACAATTTATCTTTCGATGGATCCGCATATGATTTGGAAATCGATCGTTCGAAAAATAAAGAGCGAGGAGATATACCTCGTAAAAGGAACATGTCCTGCACGGAGCTTGTGGCAGAAGAGCGGCAACAATTGTTCATGTATACGCTAGAAGGTTGCGAACAGGGGGATGCTGATCGTAGCTTCTCGCTCTTACACATTTTGAAAGAGCAGATAGAAGATCACGAACATTAA
- a CDS encoding copper amine oxidase N-terminal domain-containing protein, whose amino-acid sequence MAKWIYRMIVCFAAVLVIGIAVQQEKASASSADSLIKIYLNTNELDTKTPAKIKNGLTFVPVRAVFESLGMKVVWEPKKQLLTVKDSERTITLIVGEKTAKVNGKTVALQAPAENIDGALQVPLQFVGDATGAIVYWDPYVAEVSILTTKFMKDNNMNKAELDKQVKEYLAAKAKEVAAKKKEDPKPKVTKKPKAVVDLNKLNGMYAGFRSDVGGYECGGMCWEMYTFLPNKKVLIGPPANGGPETIDCKKEKCLSYSISKGQLKLSNGKTMPIKKTKNGFLEINGIALTKVEPVPKGTTFDNTYTFMGYSGLIGVTPAANSWTYNLTLHKNGKFDLSGISIGSLAANSNPSAHMGHSGIDEKGKYKIQNNTISMTGSDGKVHKALFFIHDADMEDIQVGLRNYYVK is encoded by the coding sequence TTGGCTAAATGGATTTATCGAATGATTGTTTGTTTTGCTGCGGTTTTGGTCATTGGAATAGCTGTGCAACAAGAGAAAGCCTCTGCGAGTTCTGCAGATTCCCTTATTAAAATTTACTTGAATACGAATGAACTGGACACGAAAACTCCGGCGAAGATTAAGAATGGGTTGACTTTTGTTCCGGTACGGGCTGTTTTTGAGTCGTTAGGGATGAAAGTTGTGTGGGAACCGAAGAAACAACTGCTGACGGTGAAAGACAGTGAAAGGACAATTACGTTAATTGTCGGCGAAAAGACGGCGAAAGTAAATGGCAAGACAGTTGCACTTCAAGCTCCAGCTGAAAACATCGATGGGGCGTTACAAGTACCGCTGCAATTCGTTGGAGATGCGACAGGGGCTATCGTTTACTGGGATCCTTATGTCGCCGAAGTTTCTATACTGACCACGAAATTCATGAAAGATAATAACATGAATAAAGCAGAGTTGGATAAGCAGGTCAAAGAATATTTAGCTGCCAAAGCGAAGGAAGTGGCTGCGAAGAAGAAAGAGGATCCAAAGCCGAAAGTAACGAAAAAACCAAAAGCTGTTGTTGATTTGAATAAATTAAACGGGATGTATGCGGGATTCCGGAGTGATGTTGGCGGGTATGAATGTGGCGGCATGTGTTGGGAGATGTACACGTTTCTGCCGAATAAAAAGGTTTTGATTGGCCCGCCAGCGAATGGAGGTCCTGAAACGATTGATTGCAAAAAGGAAAAATGTCTGAGCTATTCGATTAGCAAAGGACAGCTGAAGCTAAGTAACGGAAAAACCATGCCAATCAAGAAGACGAAAAATGGTTTCCTTGAAATAAACGGCATTGCGCTAACAAAGGTGGAGCCGGTCCCTAAAGGAACGACATTCGATAATACGTATACGTTTATGGGCTATTCAGGCTTAATCGGCGTCACTCCTGCCGCTAACTCCTGGACGTATAACTTAACCCTTCATAAAAATGGGAAGTTCGACCTTTCAGGGATTAGCATTGGCAGCTTGGCAGCAAACAGTAATCCTTCAGCACATATGGGCCATTCCGGCATAGATGAAAAAGGAAAGTATAAGATCCAAAACAATACAATCTCGATGACAGGCAGCGATGGAAAAGTCCATAAAGCCTTATTCTTTATTCATGATGCGGATATGGAGGATATCCAAGTCGGTCTGCGGAATTACTATGTCAAATAA
- a CDS encoding PH domain-containing protein, with the protein MYFPSKKDVWLTILVWGLVLFYISAYIFGGEPIGVQLITYKSVPGILMTIVMVGFLMWLWFGTGYKVEDGLITIRFGPFKSKVKIADIRKLRATKNPLSAPALSISRIEIAYGAYGMTLVSPKDRVLFIKTLLKENPTIEVDAALYT; encoded by the coding sequence ATGTATTTCCCGTCTAAAAAGGATGTGTGGCTGACAATTCTTGTCTGGGGACTAGTCTTGTTCTATATTTCCGCCTATATTTTCGGGGGAGAACCTATAGGGGTGCAACTCATTACGTATAAAAGTGTGCCGGGAATTCTGATGACAATTGTCATGGTCGGTTTTCTGATGTGGCTGTGGTTTGGCACGGGTTATAAAGTGGAAGATGGGTTGATTACGATACGTTTTGGTCCTTTCAAAAGCAAGGTGAAGATTGCAGACATCCGAAAGTTGAGGGCGACAAAGAACCCGCTATCTGCACCGGCGTTGTCGATTAGCCGGATTGAGATTGCCTATGGTGCTTACGGAATGACACTTGTCTCGCCTAAGGATAGGGTGTTGTTCATCAAGACGCTGCTGAAAGAAAATCCGACAATCGAGGTCGACGCGGCATTGTATACATGA